The following coding sequences lie in one Rutidosis leptorrhynchoides isolate AG116_Rl617_1_P2 chromosome 6, CSIRO_AGI_Rlap_v1, whole genome shotgun sequence genomic window:
- the LOC139855327 gene encoding uncharacterized mitochondrial protein AtMg00810-like — protein sequence MWLFKHKFNADGNLSRYKARLVANGRSQQIGVDCDETFGPVVKPATIRTVLSLAISRHWHVHQLDVKNAFFFMAPRAWFQRFAGFAQRLGFHYSRCDTSLFIYQQGSDIAYLLLYVDEIVLTASSTSLLQRIIQSLHKEFAMTDLGPLNYFFGISASRTDTGMFLSQKQYAIEILERAGMTSCQPCRTPVEPGAKLTSHGPSVQDPTLYRSLAGALQYLTFTRPDISYAVQQICLFMHDPREQHLHALKRIVRYIQGTLEMGLQLYASSPTTLVAYSDADWAGCPTTRRSTSGYCVFLGNNLLSWSSKRQLTPSRSSAEAEYLASNPVQHQRTKHIEIDIHFVRDLVAQGQVRVLHVPSRYQFADIFTKGLPFALFDEFRYSLSVHRTPAPTVGGC from the exons atgtggttaTTTAAGCATAAGTTTAATGCAGATGGTAACTTAAGCAGGTATAAGGCGCGACTTGTTGCTAATGGTCGCAGCCAACAGATTGGTGTTGATTGTGATGAGACATTCGGTCCGGTTGTCAAACCAGCAACTATACGCACAGTTCTCAGCTTAGCGATTTCTCGACACTGGCATgttcatcagctagatgtcaagaacgcATTTTTCTTCATG GCCCCGCGTGCATGGTTTCAGCGCTTTGCAGGATTTGCTCAGCGCCTTGGATTCCATTACAGCCGATGTGACActtctttatttatttatcaaCAGGGATCCGACATTGCTTACCTCCTCTTGTATGTGGATGAAATTGTGTTGACGGCATCTTCCACTAGCTTGCTTCAGCGGATTATTCAGTCTCTACATAAGGAATTTGCCATGACTGACTTAGGACCCTTGAATTATTTTTTTGGCATCTCAGCATCTCGTACTGACACTGGTATGTTCTTGTCTCAAAAGCAGTATGCTATAGAGATTCTTGAGAGAGCCGGTATGACTTCTTGTCAACCGTGCAGGACCCCTGTTGAGCCAGGCGCCAAGCTCACTTCCCACGGTCCCTCTGTGCAAGACCCAACTTTGTATCGTAGCCTTGCAGGTGCATTACAATATCTCACCTTCACTCGCCCAGACATCTCCTATGCAGTTCAGCAGATTTGTCTTTTCATGCACGACCCACGGGAGCAACATTTACATGCTCTTAAGCGGATTGTTCGTTATATTCAGGGGACCCTTGAAATGGGATTACAATTATATGCATCGTCCCCTACCACTTTGGTTGCTTACTCTGACGCTGACTGGGCCGGTTGCCCTACCACCAGACGCTCCACTTCTGGGTATTGTGTCTTCCTTGGAAACAATCTACTCTCTTGGTCTTCGAAGCGACAACTTACTCCTTCTCGCTCCAGTGCTGAGGCAGAATACCTTGCATCTAATCCGGTCCAACATCAGCGGACCAAACACATTGAGATAGACATTCATTTTGTCAGAGATTTAGTTGCTCAAGGACAGGTCCGGGTTTTACATGTTCCATCCAGATATCAGTTtgcagacatcttcaccaaaggcctTCCATTTGCTCTATTCGACGAGTTCAGGTACAGTTTGAGCGTCCACCGTACTCCCGCTCCAACTGTGGGGGGATGTTAG